TTCCAGGGCCTTCTGCAGCGCTTCCAACTGCTTCTGCATGGCGTCCATGCGCTGGTTCAACTGGTCGCGCTGGGCGTTGCTCAGGGCGAGGTCTGCTTCGACCTTGGCCAGGTTGCCATCGACCGCCGGGGCGGCGGGTGCGGAGAAGGATGCCATTGCCGTATCACCGGCTGGCGGCGCGGAAAGCGTTGCCGGGGCGGAAACGTCGGTCTGGAGGTTCGACGATGCGGCATTCGCCGTGGCTGCCGCAGCGGCGGGCTGCGGCGCAGGAACATTGCCGTACCCTGCGAGCTGCTGGCCCTGGGGCAGGACCAGCGTCTGCCCGACCTTCAGCCGGTGCGGGTCGCCATTGACGAAGGCTCGCGGGTTCAGTGCCAACAGGCTGTCCATCAGTTGTCTGTGCGACGCGCCGCTGCCGCTCAGGCGGGAAGCGATGCTCCACAGCGTATCGTTGCGCACGGTGGTGTAACGCCCCTCGCCCGCCGGGATGGGCGTGGCCGCAGGGGCGCTGCGAACCGGTTCGGCGCGCCAGCGGGGGGCTTCGGGAGTCCTGCGCTCGGGCAACGGGATACTGGCGGCGACCGAAGTGCGCGCACTGTTGTAATTCGGCGGATCGAGCAACACAGTGTACTCGCGCAACAGGCGCCCGTTGGGCCGCTCCACTTCCACCAGGAAGTTGAGGTACGGCTCGCGCACCGGCTGGGTGGACACCACCCTGATGTAGCTGCGTCCGGCGCGGATCACCGGGGTGAAGCGCAGGTTCTGCAGGAACATGAAGCGGTCGACACCGGCCTGTTCGAAGGCCGTGGGGCTCGCCAGGCGGGCGATCAGTTCGTCGGAGGTCATGTCGCCTGTCTGCAGCAGGGCGATTTCCGCATCCAGCGGCTGGTTCAGCGACGAGTGCAGGGTGATCTCACCCAGGCCGAGAGCATTCGCATGAGCGGAAACAAACACAGAAAGCGCAGCGAGCGTCAGCGGAATTTTTGTTATTCGAGCCATAACCCTACCCCTAGTCTGGGTCTGCCGGCCGTTCCCTGACCACCCGAAAGCAGCAGGTTCTACCTGTCCACATACTCGAATCGCCATGCCGGACGACAGACCGCACGCGCCCCACCACTGCACCTGAAAGGTACAGGCCGATTGATATCAGGGATTAGGTGGTCCAAGGGATTTGGTCAAGACAAGTCGTCGGAAAACCGGCGAATGGTCCAGAGAAACTCACTGGGGGACTGGCGATTCCGCGAGAAAACGCCAGAAAAATGGCTATTTAGCCGAATAAAATGTGATGCACTTCTCAGTTTTTCTCCAAATTACTGAGAATCCGGCTAAGGAGCCGCTGACAGACGGCAATCTCGTCCTCGGTGATACCGCTGAGCACTTCATTGCGCACGGCAGCGGCAATGTTCTCGATATCGGTGATCAGGACATCCGCCTTGGGCGTCAGGGCGATGCGCTTGGCGCGGCGGTCCTCGGCCACGGCCTGGCGACGAACCAGTCCCTGGGCTTCGAGGCCGTCGAGCAGACGGGCCAGGGTCGGACCC
This Pseudomonas sp. ATCC 13867 DNA region includes the following protein-coding sequences:
- the slyA gene encoding transcriptional regulator SlyA: MADNDKHYFGTQLAQASRAWRAELDRRLSHLGLSQARWLVLLHLARHAAAPTQRELAQSVGVEGPTLARLLDGLEAQGLVRRQAVAEDRRAKRIALTPKADVLITDIENIAAAVRNEVLSGITEDEIAVCQRLLSRILSNLEKN